In Merismopedia glauca CCAP 1448/3, a genomic segment contains:
- a CDS encoding DUF3285 domain-containing protein produces MTDPFPTSETPATTSETTETQPTKPEGSYVKLAMRNMVRKRGTSLKHFFLTAFGLLAFFIGMAYLTR; encoded by the coding sequence ATGACCGATCCCTTTCCCACCTCTGAAACACCAGCTACAACTAGCGAGACGACAGAAACCCAACCAACTAAACCAGAAGGTAGTTATGTTAAGCTAGCCATGCGAAACATGGTACGTAAACGTGGAACATCCTTAAAACACTTCTTTTTGACCGCATTTGGTCTATTAGCCTTTTTCATTGGTATGGCTTACTTAACTCGCTAA
- the ybeY gene encoding rRNA maturation RNase YbeY, which produces METVVELEVSIQDSFLEQIEGQNPALIANFQKVTTEAKWEDWFEQWLATMSFDLPQAEAYEISLRFTTDPEIQALNAQYRHQNHPTDVLAFAALEVDYPKLPSCVPLYLGDIVISVETADRQAQVQNHPLITELAWLAAHGFLHLLGWDHPDDENLRQMLQQQDVLLAKIGLNMELPLPSE; this is translated from the coding sequence GTGGAAACAGTAGTGGAATTAGAAGTTAGCATTCAAGATAGTTTTCTAGAACAAATTGAAGGTCAAAATCCTGCCCTAATCGCCAATTTTCAAAAAGTTACAACTGAAGCCAAGTGGGAAGACTGGTTTGAGCAATGGTTGGCTACCATGTCTTTCGATCTTCCCCAAGCTGAAGCTTATGAAATCAGCCTCCGCTTCACCACCGATCCAGAAATACAAGCCTTAAATGCTCAATATCGACATCAAAATCATCCTACAGATGTATTAGCTTTTGCAGCTTTAGAGGTAGACTATCCAAAATTACCAAGTTGCGTGCCTTTATATCTGGGGGATATAGTGATTTCAGTAGAGACAGCCGATCGCCAAGCACAAGTGCAAAATCACCCTTTGATAACTGAATTGGCTTGGTTAGCGGCTCATGGTTTTCTACATTTACTAGGATGGGATCACCCAGACGACGAAAACTTGCGACAAATGCTTCAGCAGCAAGATGTTTTACTGGCTAAGATTGGGTTAAACATGGAACTACCTCTGCCATCAGAGTAG
- a CDS encoding diacylglycerol kinase family protein, with protein sequence MSVSTVGSEGTVDKSQTPILSPELSEPVTQPKRALAWKTAGNLLISFKYAWAGLHYAFLTQRNFRIHAFMGAFALILGAFLQLKPVEMAAIAIVAGLVLALELINTAIESVVDLTVKQSYHELAKIAKDCAAGAVLIAALASLLVASSLLLPPLWVKIQLLIK encoded by the coding sequence ATGTCTGTTTCTACTGTTGGTTCAGAAGGCACTGTAGACAAGTCTCAAACACCTATTTTGTCCCCGGAGTTATCTGAGCCTGTGACTCAACCCAAGCGAGCATTAGCCTGGAAAACTGCTGGCAATTTACTAATCAGCTTTAAGTATGCATGGGCAGGATTGCATTACGCTTTCTTAACCCAAAGAAACTTTCGGATTCACGCATTTATGGGGGCTTTCGCCCTGATTTTAGGCGCATTTTTGCAGTTAAAACCTGTAGAAATGGCGGCGATCGCGATTGTAGCGGGTTTGGTACTAGCTCTAGAGTTAATCAATACAGCTATTGAATCTGTGGTAGATTTGACCGTCAAGCAGTCTTATCATGAACTGGCAAAAATTGCCAAAGATTGTGCAGCAGGAGCCGTTTTAATTGCTGCTCTGGCTTCTTTACTAGTAGCAAGCTCTTTGTTGCTACCCCCATTATGGGTAAAAATTCAGTTACTAATTAAATAA
- a CDS encoding anthranilate synthase component II, with protein MLIVIDNYDSFTYNLVQYLGELGTQFPVAAEIQVYRNDQISLAEIRDLKPDGVVISPGPGRPEDAGISLELIEKLGTNLPILGVCLGHQSIGQVFGGDIVSASELMHGKTSQIHHNGVGVFSQIENPFTATRYHSLVIDRSTCPEVLEITAWIDDGTIMGVRHREYPHIQGVQFHPESILTTPGKQLLQNFLESL; from the coding sequence TTGCTCATAGTTATTGATAACTACGATAGTTTTACCTATAACTTAGTCCAGTATCTAGGAGAACTAGGTACTCAGTTTCCAGTAGCGGCTGAGATTCAAGTGTATCGCAACGACCAGATATCTCTGGCAGAAATTAGAGATTTAAAACCAGACGGCGTGGTGATTTCTCCAGGACCAGGTAGACCTGAAGATGCCGGAATCTCTCTAGAATTGATTGAAAAACTGGGGACAAATCTCCCAATTTTAGGGGTTTGTTTGGGACATCAAAGTATCGGTCAAGTCTTTGGGGGTGATATAGTATCTGCATCAGAATTGATGCATGGCAAGACTTCACAGATACATCACAATGGAGTCGGGGTATTTTCCCAGATCGAAAACCCATTTACAGCTACTCGCTACCACAGCTTAGTCATCGATCGCTCAACTTGTCCAGAAGTTCTGGAGATCACAGCATGGATCGATGATGGCACAATTATGGGAGTTAGGCATCGGGAGTATCCCCACATTCAAGGAGTTCAGTTTCACCCAGAAAGCATTTTAACGACTCCAGGGAAACAATTACTCCAAAATTTCCTCGAATCTTTGTAA